A part of Candidatus Electrothrix aestuarii genomic DNA contains:
- a CDS encoding diguanylate cyclase — MLAEHEVLLRKVVKMTGVSDRAQRELKRLNIELQDVNKELENLSQTDGLTGLHNRRFFDTRLRHEWNRHCRNHSPLSLIMCDIDYFKKYNDTYGHHEGDQCLKRVAQAIQENLKRSFDTAVRYGGEEFAIILSETDSEGATTVARSIQNNIAKLDLPHSASKANSAVSMSYGVATVVPDQGSSPDTLICLADNALYQSKEKGRNMISVR; from the coding sequence ATGCTCGCGGAACATGAAGTCCTCCTGCGCAAAGTCGTTAAGATGACGGGGGTTTCAGACAGGGCGCAACGCGAGCTCAAACGTTTGAATATCGAATTGCAGGACGTCAATAAGGAACTTGAAAACCTTTCACAGACTGACGGGCTCACCGGGCTTCATAATCGAAGATTTTTTGATACACGTTTACGTCATGAATGGAATCGGCATTGCCGGAATCATTCGCCGTTGTCGTTAATTATGTGTGATATTGATTATTTTAAAAAATATAACGATACATACGGACATCATGAAGGTGATCAATGCTTAAAGAGAGTAGCGCAGGCAATCCAGGAAAACCTTAAACGTTCTTTTGATACAGCGGTCCGCTATGGGGGAGAGGAGTTTGCGATTATTTTGTCCGAAACCGATTCGGAGGGTGCAACAACTGTAGCCCGTTCTATCCAGAATAACATTGCGAAACTTGATCTTCCCCATTCTGCATCAAAGGCAAACTCTGCGGTCTCAATGAGCTATGGGGTGGCAACTGTGGTTCCAGACCAGGGTTCTTCGCCGGATACGCTTATATGTCTTGCAGATAATGCCTTATATCAAAGCAAAGAAAAAGGAAGAAACATGATTTCAGTCCGTTGA
- a CDS encoding DUF1987 domain-containing protein: MDHLQIEATDDTLKVDFYAETGVLALEGESYPENPSDFFAPLLDWIKQYIQEVKGPLTLNTTISYLNTSSSKCMLDLLETLDKYYESGGRVAINWYYEEDNEDMEETGEELCEDLEIPYKVLPI; the protein is encoded by the coding sequence ATGGACCATTTACAGATTGAGGCCACGGATGATACACTGAAGGTCGATTTTTACGCTGAAACCGGAGTGCTTGCGCTGGAGGGTGAGTCCTACCCTGAAAATCCAAGTGATTTTTTTGCGCCCCTGCTTGATTGGATCAAACAATACATTCAGGAGGTCAAGGGACCATTAACCTTGAATACCACGATAAGCTATCTTAATACCAGCTCATCCAAATGCATGCTCGATTTGCTGGAGACCTTGGATAAGTATTATGAATCCGGTGGCAGGGTTGCCATCAACTGGTACTACGAAGAAGATAACGAAGATATGGAAGAAACCGGGGAGGAATTATGTGAAGACCTGGAGATTCCCTACAAGGTTCTTCCAATATAA
- a CDS encoding SiaB family protein kinase: MDSFDVFGFYQYMEKHDVIISFKGKISQKLLISIGDVLKEKLSHKETSQKVVRKVFFIFIELGQNIYQHSFERDFIQENQIATGVLFIRECEEYFTVFAGNIVTPEEAEEIKEQCATINELNKDELKRHYKTKIKQDRADGKVGAGVGLISIVRKAEKPINVSTTPIDEAKTFLVLSVKIDKE; encoded by the coding sequence ATGGATAGTTTTGATGTCTTCGGGTTTTATCAATACATGGAAAAACATGATGTTATCATTTCCTTTAAAGGGAAAATTTCCCAAAAACTTCTCATCAGTATTGGCGATGTCTTAAAAGAAAAATTATCCCATAAAGAGACCAGCCAAAAAGTTGTGAGAAAAGTTTTCTTCATCTTTATAGAACTGGGTCAGAATATTTACCAACATTCTTTCGAACGAGATTTTATTCAAGAAAATCAAATTGCAACCGGGGTTCTGTTTATCAGGGAATGCGAAGAATATTTTACGGTTTTTGCCGGTAATATCGTCACTCCCGAAGAAGCAGAGGAAATTAAAGAACAATGTGCAACTATAAATGAATTAAACAAGGACGAGTTGAAACGGCATTACAAGACAAAAATAAAACAGGATCGCGCAGATGGTAAGGTCGGAGCTGGTGTCGGGCTCATCAGCATCGTGCGTAAGGCTGAAAAGCCCATTAACGTGAGTACAACACCCATCGACGAAGCGAAAACCTTTCTGGTCCTTTCCGTTAAAATTGATAAGGAATGA
- a CDS encoding SpoIIE family protein phosphatase: protein MLELHEEQLDRITEVFYRILAGEKPQPVLLPPDAPEDEYSQVVSYLNRFIEEHNQFAEFMYSLSRGELHYTPPKGRMRALQSFKSLQASLKHLTWKTQRIAGGDFSQKVDFMGDFSDAFNLMTQQLEKAFADLEQANQELADKNKHITDSIRYAQRIQQAILPTPAAIREALDNDFFVIFYPLSIVSGDFYWLTRVQDDILLAAVDCTGHGVSGAFLTMIGHTLLNKIVKEDQIIDPAQILLNLSIGVRNALQQETGETRDGMDVCLCRIHADRQQVTFAGARRPLYSVSQQQIQEIKGDRLSIGGKPPKKRQEKFTNHDISLLPGDTLYLSSDGFADQPNPAGKTFGSKQLKTLLNKVSGYSLTEQEARILAELHAHQKDKPQRDDITLLGVRL, encoded by the coding sequence ATGCTGGAGTTGCACGAGGAGCAATTAGACAGGATCACGGAGGTTTTTTACCGGATATTAGCCGGTGAAAAACCTCAGCCCGTCCTCCTTCCACCGGATGCCCCAGAGGATGAATACAGTCAGGTAGTGTCCTATCTCAATCGCTTTATTGAGGAGCATAACCAATTTGCGGAGTTTATGTATTCTCTCTCCCGGGGAGAATTGCATTACACGCCACCAAAAGGAAGAATGCGGGCCCTGCAATCATTTAAAAGTTTGCAGGCAAGCCTCAAGCATCTTACCTGGAAAACGCAGCGGATAGCCGGTGGTGATTTTAGCCAGAAGGTTGATTTCATGGGGGACTTTTCCGATGCATTCAACTTGATGACGCAGCAGCTGGAAAAAGCCTTTGCAGATTTAGAACAGGCGAACCAGGAACTGGCTGATAAAAATAAACATATTACTGACAGCATTCGTTATGCCCAGCGCATTCAGCAGGCGATTCTCCCCACGCCAGCTGCAATACGAGAAGCCTTAGACAACGATTTTTTTGTCATATTTTATCCGCTGAGCATTGTATCCGGTGATTTTTATTGGCTTACCCGGGTTCAGGATGACATTCTACTTGCCGCAGTGGATTGCACCGGGCACGGGGTGTCCGGCGCGTTTTTGACCATGATCGGACATACCCTGTTGAATAAGATAGTGAAAGAGGACCAGATAATTGATCCTGCCCAGATTTTACTGAACCTCAGCATCGGTGTCCGAAACGCCTTGCAACAAGAAACAGGAGAGACACGAGACGGCATGGACGTCTGCTTATGTCGGATTCATGCTGATCGGCAACAGGTAACCTTTGCTGGAGCCAGACGCCCTCTCTACTCTGTTTCCCAGCAGCAAATACAAGAGATCAAAGGTGACCGACTCTCTATCGGGGGTAAGCCTCCTAAAAAGAGACAGGAAAAATTCACCAACCACGACATCTCCCTTTTGCCTGGTGACACTCTTTATCTCAGCAGTGATGGCTTCGCCGACCAGCCAAACCCTGCGGGCAAGACCTTTGGCTCAAAGCAACTGAAAACACTTTTGAATAAGGTATCTGGCTATTCGCTTACTGAACAGGAGGCTCGCATCTTAGCCGAACTGCATGCGCATCAGAAAGATAAACCGCAACGTGACGACATCACATTACTCGGTGTGCGTCTCTGA
- a CDS encoding V4R domain-containing protein: protein MFKEERQESMFDWSMLGDISEGRPNLGNTMNVTVYRLMQFTLRDVLIRKYGVEETDRTFYEAGEEAGRQLYHNIITKKDNFEDFITELQEVLKDLKIGILRVETADIDRLTFTLTVAEDLDCSGLPMCEEQICTYDEGFIQGLLSAHTGKNFLVKEVDCWCSGDRVCRFDVRTEA from the coding sequence GTGTTCAAAGAAGAGCGACAAGAGTCAATGTTTGACTGGAGCATGTTGGGCGATATCTCTGAAGGACGCCCAAACCTAGGCAACACGATGAATGTAACCGTATATCGTCTGATGCAATTTACCTTGCGAGACGTTTTGATCCGCAAATACGGTGTGGAAGAAACAGATCGCACATTCTATGAGGCTGGAGAGGAAGCGGGACGCCAATTATATCATAATATCATCACGAAAAAAGACAATTTCGAGGATTTTATCACGGAGCTGCAAGAGGTTCTGAAAGACTTAAAGATAGGCATACTCAGAGTAGAAACTGCGGATATCGACAGACTGACGTTCACCTTGACGGTTGCTGAAGATCTTGATTGTTCAGGTCTGCCCATGTGCGAAGAGCAGATCTGCACATACGACGAAGGCTTTATTCAAGGATTGCTGTCGGCTCATACGGGAAAGAATTTCCTTGTCAAAGAGGTGGATTGCTGGTGCTCTGGTGATCGTGTATGTCGTTTCGACGTGAGAACGGAAGCCTAA
- a CDS encoding formylglycine-generating enzyme family protein, giving the protein MKISPEKRGLGYRNHLSPPQFPAPWAMDWGEDKYGLWMSFALHQVCQTLRWIKPGDFLMGAAKNEKGKRPWLGKESQHQVTLSKGFWLADTTITQELWYTVMGTAPSGFTGEQHPVERISWQDARTFLRRLNKLISGLAARLPTEAEWEYACRAGTNTPFSFGKDISSEQANFNGKYPYRPTPLGEYRKRTVAVKTLPCNTWGLYAMHGNVWEWCQDYWQEDLGKQDCLNPQGPKRGKYRLVRGGSWASDACFIRSACRDRFPPHYCLGSVGVRLAISAT; this is encoded by the coding sequence ATGAAAATCTCCCCGGAAAAAAGAGGATTAGGATATCGCAACCACCTCTCGCCGCCTCAGTTCCCCGCACCTTGGGCGATGGATTGGGGTGAGGATAAGTACGGCCTCTGGATGAGCTTTGCTCTCCATCAGGTGTGCCAGACGCTACGCTGGATCAAGCCGGGGGACTTCCTTATGGGGGCGGCAAAGAATGAAAAAGGAAAACGCCCTTGGTTAGGTAAGGAAAGTCAACACCAGGTAACCTTATCCAAAGGTTTTTGGCTGGCTGACACCACGATCACCCAGGAATTGTGGTACACCGTCATGGGCACAGCGCCAAGTGGTTTTACCGGGGAGCAGCATCCGGTGGAACGAATCAGCTGGCAGGATGCCCGCACCTTCCTGCGACGATTAAATAAGCTTATTTCAGGCCTTGCTGCGCGCCTGCCTACAGAGGCGGAATGGGAATATGCCTGCCGGGCTGGAACAAATACACCCTTTTCCTTTGGCAAAGATATTTCATCGGAACAGGCCAACTTTAACGGAAAATATCCTTACCGTCCTACCCCTCTAGGGGAATATCGCAAAAGAACCGTCGCCGTCAAAACTCTCCCCTGTAATACTTGGGGTTTGTATGCAATGCACGGCAATGTCTGGGAATGGTGCCAGGATTATTGGCAGGAAGACTTAGGAAAGCAAGATTGCCTTAACCCACAGGGGCCGAAAAGGGGAAAGTACCGCCTTGTGCGCGGAGGTTCCTGGGCCAGTGATGCCTGTTTTATCCGCTCTGCCTGCCGTGACCGCTTTCCTCCTCATTATTGTCTGGGAAGTGTGGGGGTACGACTGGCGATCAGTGCCACATGA
- a CDS encoding formylglycine-generating enzyme family protein, whose translation MRKLKTQVSRADILRFLAVTRRVPWNAAAKLTGYSLQLEQHKPKKKQQTNRSRRAQQILAHLAAETPVLDKIAEAKEITCTVPLEAFWYLAEKRSLKKTIHRLTEKSEFLPPKEKRSALPGVLLQVKPLSPEEISVPEFKVKKRVRRSPTASLSNSPLFSTSSEIKQTKNAEILSLRADMESLVVSYATFTTFRAKAERKKQQSALKKRVEEKAAHRFHLRLHRLLGLISVAEYVDLALLQEIIRLLPSSTSDITTEVALQSHPDVERADTSFLRIKPEKKKIYQATFSQEGSSLQADLLGLLRQRDATQAPFLFSLELLVALPLLHSDSMQKQIIIWLEACMLRFVRTWFDMQEDSELTRPAAQFLGLIDLLPKELGKRFTARSFLYGIVHRDSLRQGALIPAEYEAERILQTVQNVVPVQYYQVLQQGELLRLYPSHEAGLPSFPGSPLVELELSRDILLLHRAGYISTLPVRPGEVVHDCTGSEETFILQSTSEQFFFGICFRPSWAESIGRNKQGLFVDARWLHKTYRLHWTNSTKDGAGNWQGEKELQTDQYGLFVDLSIADQVVQRFRRILPGEFMMGSPKDEPERQSWGKEALHKVILSTSFWVADTVVTQRFWQEIVKTNSSRFRGAERPVEKVSYHDAMLFLQQLNERMPGIKARLLTEAEWEYCCRAGSTTPFSFGHRITPDQVNYNGQYPYHTGTPGKNRKQTVPVKSLPCNAWGLYEMHGNVWEWCQDYWQENLSAEEPQRDPQGPATGEFRIVRGGSWSLSGRGVRSAVRGKFSPHFRNSCIGLRIALSPEEEPAP comes from the coding sequence ATGAGGAAGTTAAAAACACAGGTCAGCAGGGCAGATATACTGCGTTTCCTCGCAGTTACCCGGAGGGTACCCTGGAATGCTGCGGCGAAATTAACGGGTTATAGCCTTCAGCTGGAACAACATAAGCCGAAAAAAAAGCAGCAAACCAACCGATCCAGGAGAGCCCAGCAGATTCTAGCCCACCTTGCTGCCGAGACACCAGTCCTGGATAAGATAGCCGAGGCAAAGGAAATCACTTGCACGGTTCCTCTGGAGGCGTTTTGGTATCTCGCCGAAAAAAGAAGCCTGAAAAAGACCATTCATCGCCTGACCGAAAAATCTGAGTTTTTGCCCCCTAAAGAAAAGAGGAGCGCTTTGCCTGGAGTGCTCCTCCAGGTTAAACCGCTGAGCCCGGAGGAAATCTCAGTTCCAGAATTCAAAGTCAAGAAGCGTGTTCGTCGTTCCCCTACTGCATCGTTATCTAACTCACCTTTGTTCAGTACCTCTTCGGAAATAAAACAAACAAAAAACGCAGAGATTCTCTCCTTACGGGCGGATATGGAATCCCTTGTTGTCTCCTACGCTACATTTACCACTTTCCGGGCAAAGGCAGAGAGAAAAAAGCAACAAAGTGCATTAAAGAAAAGAGTCGAAGAAAAAGCAGCTCATCGATTTCACCTTCGCCTCCACCGTTTGCTCGGCCTTATTTCAGTGGCTGAATATGTTGATCTTGCTCTATTGCAGGAAATTATTCGTCTTCTCCCCTCTTCCACCTCAGATATTACAACTGAAGTAGCTCTTCAGTCGCACCCGGACGTAGAGCGAGCCGACACTTCTTTTCTTCGGATCAAGCCTGAAAAAAAAAAGATATATCAGGCAACGTTTTCCCAGGAAGGATCTTCTCTGCAAGCGGATCTGCTCGGATTACTGCGGCAGCGTGATGCCACACAGGCCCCCTTTCTTTTTTCCCTGGAATTACTGGTTGCCCTGCCCCTTCTCCATTCGGACAGTATGCAGAAGCAGATTATTATCTGGCTGGAAGCATGCATGCTCCGTTTTGTCCGTACCTGGTTTGATATGCAGGAAGACAGCGAGTTAACCAGACCTGCTGCTCAGTTCCTTGGGCTCATTGACTTACTGCCCAAAGAACTCGGAAAACGTTTTACAGCCCGTTCCTTTCTCTATGGCATTGTTCATCGGGATTCTCTGCGCCAAGGAGCTCTCATTCCCGCTGAGTATGAGGCAGAGAGGATTCTCCAGACCGTGCAGAATGTGGTGCCAGTTCAGTATTATCAGGTGCTGCAACAGGGCGAGTTACTCCGTCTCTACCCAAGCCACGAGGCTGGTTTGCCGAGTTTTCCTGGCAGTCCTCTTGTTGAGCTTGAACTGTCCAGAGATATTCTCCTTTTACACCGGGCCGGATACATTTCCACCTTGCCGGTTCGCCCAGGAGAGGTCGTGCATGACTGCACCGGGTCAGAAGAGACGTTCATCCTCCAAAGTACCTCAGAACAATTCTTTTTTGGAATCTGCTTCCGTCCTTCCTGGGCGGAAAGTATAGGCCGAAATAAACAAGGGCTTTTTGTTGATGCCCGCTGGTTGCATAAAACATACAGGTTACATTGGACAAACAGCACAAAGGACGGGGCTGGTAATTGGCAGGGTGAGAAAGAATTGCAAACAGATCAGTACGGTCTCTTTGTTGATCTCTCTATCGCGGATCAGGTGGTGCAACGTTTTCGTCGCATCCTTCCGGGCGAATTTATGATGGGTTCGCCGAAGGATGAACCGGAACGACAAAGCTGGGGCAAAGAAGCCCTGCACAAAGTTATCCTGAGTACGAGCTTCTGGGTTGCAGATACGGTCGTAACACAACGATTCTGGCAAGAGATCGTCAAAACAAATTCCAGCCGGTTCAGAGGGGCTGAACGACCTGTGGAAAAGGTGAGCTACCATGATGCCATGCTCTTTCTCCAGCAGCTCAATGAGCGCATGCCAGGCATTAAAGCCCGCTTACTCACAGAGGCAGAGTGGGAATACTGCTGCCGGGCCGGAAGTACTACGCCTTTTTCCTTTGGCCATCGCATCACCCCTGATCAGGTGAACTATAATGGTCAGTACCCGTATCACACAGGAACACCAGGAAAAAACAGGAAACAAACCGTCCCGGTGAAATCCCTGCCCTGCAATGCTTGGGGCCTCTATGAAATGCACGGCAATGTCTGGGAATGGTGCCAGGATTATTGGCAAGAGAACCTGTCTGCTGAGGAGCCGCAGCGAGATCCGCAAGGACCAGCAACAGGCGAGTTCCGAATTGTGCGGGGTGGATCCTGGTCCCTGTCTGGCCGAGGCGTGCGCTCAGCTGTTCGGGGGAAATTTTCTCCGCATTTCCGCAATAGCTGCATAGGCCTGCGCATCGCCCTGAGCCCGGAAGAGGAGCCTGCTCCATGA